The DNA window CTGGCAGGTATTGCGTGGCAAGCTGCTGCGGCTGGGGTTGCCGGCGGCGCCGGAACGGCTCAGCTGGCCGGACGATCTGGCGCAGCACTGGCGGCGCGACGATCTGTTGCTCAGCCAAACCTGCGGTTATCCGTTGGTCAGCACCCTGTCGCAGGTGCAGCTGATCGGCACCTACCATTACCGGGTTGAAGGGTGCGACGGGCCGAATTACCGCAGCTGGCTGGTGGTGCGCGCGGGCGATCCCGGCGAACGGCTGGCGGATTTTCGCGGTCGGACGGTGGCCTATAACAGCACCGATTCCCAGTCCGGCTACAATGGCCTGCGCGCGCTGATCGCGCCGCTGGCGCAGGACGGGAAATTCTTTGGTACGGCTATCGCTTCCGGCGCGCATTATCAGTCGCTGAAGCTGATCCGCAGCGGGCAGGCGGATATCGCCGCCATCGATTCGATCAGCATGGAACTGCTGCGCCGCGCGCAGCCGCAGGCGCTGGAGGGGCTGAAAATCATCGGCCGCACGGCGGCGGTGCCCGGACTGCCGCTGATCACAGCGGCAGGCACGCCGCCGGAACAGGTGGAAATCCTGCGCGCCGGCGCCCGGGCGATGCTGGATGAGGCGGTCAGCGACCGCCTGCTGATCGGCGATTTCAGCCTGGTGCCGCGTTCGGCCTACCAGATTATCACCGTGCTGGAACAGCAGGCCGCCGCGCAGGGTGTAACGGCGCTCTAGCTGCCGTTACAACAGGCCACCGCCGTCGATGTCGATCACGCTGCCGGTCACGAAGCCGTTCTCCATCGCCAGCAGGTAACCCGCCGCGACGTCGGCCGCCTGGCCGACCCTGCCGACCGGCAGGCTGCCGCCAACCCGTTTGAACAGCGCCTGACGCTGCGCGGCGCTCATGCCGTCGTAGGCTTCGGTGGCGGTGATGCCGGGGCTGACCACGTTCACCCGCCGCGGTGCCAGCTCCTTCGCCAGCTGCTTGCCGGCCGCTTCCAGTGCGGCGTTGATGGCGGTTTTGACCAGCTGACCGCCGAGGTATTTACGCGACAGCTGGCCGGAAGTCAGGGTGATGGAGCCCTGCGGCGACAGCGTCGGCAGCGCAGCCTGCACCGCGCGCAAGCTTCCCCAGAATTTGACGTTGAAGTCGGTCTGCGCCTGTTCAAAGGCGGTCTCCGCCAGCGGCTTGGCCTCCACCAGCGGCCCGGCGGTGACCACCAGATGATCGAAATCGCCGACGGCGGCAAACAGCGCGCGCAGCGACGCTTCATCGGTCAGGTCGGCCTGCATCAGGCGCAGCGCGTCGTTTTTCTCCCCGGCGTGGGGCAGGCGGCGCGAAGCCAGCACCACTTCAGCGCCGCGTGCCGCCGCTGCGTAGGCCACCGCGGCGCCAATGCCGCTGGTGCCGCCCAGGATCACCAGTTTTTGTCGTTTCAGTGGGGAATCGGGAATCGTCATGTTAAGGCCTCTTTTAGGGTAAGTTTCAACGGGATCTATCTTTCCTGATTGAAAATGACCTAACAATCGGCCTTACTGACAAACACTTGTTAATGAATTTTAAAGATCACGCGGCGCTAAAGCGGGCATTTAACTTCTGATCCACGATAATTTCGAAGTCGGTAAACAGCGCCCGGGGTTTTACCGAACGCCCCTGTTTTTCCAGTGCCACCAGGCCGTGCCCGTTCAGTGTTTTCAGCGTGGTCGACAGGTTGCTGACCTGGCGGCCAGACAGTTCGGCCAGTTGGCTGATGGTCTCGGGGCGAGCGGTGTCGATAAGACGCAGCAGGGCGATATTCTCGTTGCTGAGCACCTGGGCCAGCGCAATCATCGACGTGAACCAGACTTTGGGTTCACGTTCCTGAGGCTGGTATTCCCCTTTCGCGATCGCCAGTATGCGCTTGCGAATCAGTTCTTCAGGCATCACGCCAATCAGTGCTTTCATCATCAACCTCGATTTTCTCTCTTGCGTATGACTTCATCTATCCGGGTAAAAAAATCCTCCACCAACTGATAGGCGGAATAAAACTCGTAGGGTGAGCCTTTGTCCGTCGGGGAATCATGTTGATGATCGTAAACGACGCGGCCTGAAAATTTTCCTTTACGAGGGGTTTTAATGGCATGCGCGTTGTCTATGCCAAAAACCCGGGTATTGTGGTTATCGTGCAGGGTCAAATTGTAACGGATGCCGTGAGGGATAAAGGCGGTTTGGGTCACCGTCCAGGCCTCGATTTTCCACCAATAGCCATCTTCACGATTGATCCGCGTGCCATGCAGGCTAAGGATGTAGTCCAGTCCGTTGTGTTCATCCATTGATCAAAGCTCCATTTGTTATGATCTAATCATAACAATTGGGCGTTTTATCGTCAATCCAATACGCCGTGAATCCGGCTCTCCAAGAAGGGAAATACATGACCTCATTTGCCGATCTCGAGGTGTTTGTCCGCACGGTGGACGGCGGCAGTTTTTCCGCCGCGGCGCGCGCGCTGGATATGACGCCGGCGGCGGCCAGCATTGCGGTAAAAAGGCTGGAGCAGCAGCTGGGCGCGCGGCTGCTGGTGCGTTCCACCCGCAGCCTGCGGTTGACGGAGGAGGGCGCCCGCTATCTCGACAGCGCGCGCCTGGCGCTGGGTGCGTTGGCCGAAGGGGAGCAGGCGATCCGCGAAAAGCATCAGGGGCTGTCTGGGGTGCTGCAGATTTCCGCGCCGTCGGATTTCGGCCGTAATCTGCTCTTGGGCTGGCTGGACGAATTCCGGCAACAGCATCCGCATATTCAGCTGCAGCTCCTGATCAACGATCGGCAGGCCGATCTGTTCCGCGAACCGGTGGACGTGGCGTTGCGTTTCGGGCCGTTGGCCGACTCTTCGCTGGTGGCGCTGCCGATCTTGCCGCAGCACCGGCGGCTGATTTGCGCCAGCCCGGATTACCTGCGGCGGCATGGCGTGCCGCAAACGCCGGCCGATCTGGCCCGGCACAGCATTCTGGTGTATCAGCCCAGCGGCAAACGGCAGGTGGAATGGCGGCTATGGCGCGGTGAGGAGCTGGTCGAAGTGCCGCTGAACGGCAGCTATTTTACCGATGACGGTGAGGTGGCGCGGCGCTGGGCGCTGGCCGGCCACGGCGTGGTGCGCAAGTCGGCGATCGACGTGGCGGCGGATATTCGCGCCGGGCGGCTGGTGCAACTGTTGCCGGAATGGCGCAGCGACGCGGTGCCGATCAATCTGGTCTGCCCGCATCGCTCGCAGGTGTCGGAACGCGTCAGGCAGCTGCAGCGCTTTTTACAGCAGCGCTGCCAGCGTTGGATGGACGATCACTTGGCCTGAAGGGTTTCGGTTTGCGCCGGCGTGGCGGCGGCATCCCCGGCAGGCGCGCTTTCTTCGTGCGGGGTGGTGGAACGGGTGTAGATGTTCAGCCCGGCGAGGAATACGCCGCCCAGAGAACCAAAGGCGCACAGGGCGATGACGATGACGAACGCTTTTTTCAGCATAGGAATAATTTCGCAGGTTGCTTGGAACAGCGGGAATTATAGCCCCTTCGCCGGGTGAAACAAGAATCGTTTTTAACGGCGACCCGCAGACCGCCCTTTGCGATCGCTACCGTTCACTGTCGATGGCCTGCACGCGGGCCGGGCGGGCGAACAGGTATTTCCCCAGCGTCACCAGTACCACCGCCGCCACGATGATCGCCAGCGCCAGCCACTCGCGCGGCGCCAGCGATTCGCCGGCAAAGCCGATGCCGAGCAGCACCGCCACCACCGGGTTGACGTAGGCGTAGCTGGTGGCGACCGCTGGGCGCACGTTCTTCAACAAAAACATATAGGCGCTGATCGCCAGCATCGAGCCGAAGACGATCAGATACCCCAGCGCCAGAAAGCCGCTGGTGCTCGGCATCTGCGTCAGGTGCTCGCCGCTCAGTTGGCTGGCGACCAATAACACCACGCCGGCGACCAGCATCTCCGCCGCGCCGGCCATCGGCCCGGCCGGCAGCGAGATGCGCGATCCCAATACCGACCCGAAGGCCCAGCTGGCCGACGCCAGCAAAATGAGCAGCGCGCCGGTCGGGTTGCCCACCAGGTTGTTGCCGGTGTTGAGCAGCACGATGCCCACCAGCCCGAGCGCGATGCCGGCCCATTCCAGTTTGGAATTGCGCATGCCCCACAGCAGGCTGAAGCAGAGGGTGAACAGCGGCACCGTCGCCACCATCACCGCGGCGATGCCGGACGGCACATCTTGGTGTTCCGCCACCGTCACCAGGCCGTTGCCTACCGCCAGCAGCAGAATGCCAATGGCGCCGGCGGCCAGCCACTGCTTCGGCGTCGGCAGCGCATGGCCGCGCCAGGCCAGGAAGCTGAACAGCGCGATGCCGGCGGTCAGAAAGCGAATGCCGGCCATCATCAGCGGCGGCCATTGCGCGACGCCGAGGCGAATGACGAAATAGGTGGAACCCCAAACGATATATAACGTGAACAACGCCCCGATCAACGGCAGGACGCGACGGCTTGGTTGGCTAAGCATAGGGATTGTGTTTTGCAGGGATGATTATTATTAGAATGCTCAGTAAACCCGATCGGGCAGCGGATAAGCAATGGCTTTCGGCATTATTTTTCCCGGCCGCCGTTCAGCTGTCCCGTCGTTTCCACTGCAGCCAGCTGACGGCCGGCAGGTAAATCGACCAGCCGATGGCCAGCAGCAGCAGCATGAACTCCGGCGGCACGCCGGGCAGCAACACGTCCAGCTTCCAGGACACGGCGTAGGCGAAGGGGCCGACGGCGGCGCCCAGCACCGCCAGCGGCCAGGGGGCCGCTCTGACCACGTCCAGCAGCCAATACCACCAACAGCCGAAGCCGATCCACAGTGCGAGGGCCCAGAGCGGCAGGCCGTGTTCCCCGCTGTAGTGCAGCACGCCGCTGTAGCTCCACAGCCCATCCATGCCGATGCCGCCCAGGGCCGCCAGGGCCGCGCCTTTGCGGCGGGCGGCAGGGGTAAAGATCAGCGCCAGCGCCGCGCCGGCCAGCAGTATGCCATTGAGCCGATCGCGAGTCAGCAGCGCCAGCAGCCAGCAAACGCCCAGTCCCAGCGTCGCCAGCCAGAATCCGGCATGCGGCTTCTTCATCGTTCAACTCCCGTGGGGTTACTCTGCCGCTGCGCGCTTAGCGCCGACGGATTTGCCAGAGCGGACGCGAGGCCCGCCGTTTGCCTGAATGTTCGTTAATTCAACCTTAGAAGGGAAGGTGCGGGGTGCACAAGCAGAATAATCTGTACCGGTTGAAAACGTGGGCAAAAACCGGTGTTACAGGAGCGAAATGCGGTAGGCGCAGCGGCGCGAGCCGGCCAGAATGTGTTCGGCGCGCTCCACCTGTGCCTGCAGTACTTCGGTAAAGATGCTCAGCTCCGCCCGGCAGAAGCCCTGGCAGACGGTGGCGGCGGCGCAGATCGGGCAGTGATTTTCCACCAGCAGATAGGCGCCGTCCTCCTCCTGGCGCCATTCGGCCATATACCCTTCGCGGCAGCGGATTTCGGTGAGCCGCGCCACGCGTTCGCGCAGATCGGTGGCGCCGATCATCGCCTGCTTGTAGTTGATGCGGTTTTCCTGCTCGCGGGTCTCGATCAGCACGTCGAGCGCCTGTTCGCCCAGCTTGTCGCGCACGGTGCGCAGCAGCTGCACCGTCAGATCCGCATGGGTGTCGGGAAAGCGTGCGTTGCCGGCCGAGGTCAAATGCCACAGCTGCACCGGGCGGCCCACGCCGCGCGTTTCCGCCACCGCTTCGACCAGCCCCTCTTTCGCCAGCTTGACGAACTGCTGGCGGGCCGCCTCACCGGTGGTGCCGAGCACCTTTCCTGCGTCAGAAGCTTGCTGCGGGCCGCGGGTTTTCAATAGCGTCAGCAAGCGGTCACTGACCGATTGTGCGGTGCTGCCGCTATTTTCCAAGTTTATTCTTGACATATTTCTCCGCCTCGCCCTAACTTATTCCAAGATAACTCTTGTTAAATTTAACGCAATCTTATGATCAACTCAATGCCATTCCTCTGAAAACAGGACGACAACCGTGATAACCCATGACGATAGCCGCTGGAGCGACCTTTTCTCCGGCAAAAATGCGGCCAGTGCGATCGCGCTTTCGCTCGGCGTAGCGCTGCATGCCATCAATATTCTGGTCGCCACCACCATTCTGCCCTCGGTGGTGCAGGATATCGGCGGGCTGGATCTCTACGCCTGGAACACCACGCTGTTCGTGGTGGCGTCGATCCTCGGTTCCGCGCTGTCGGCCCGGCTGCTCAGCGGCTACGGCGCGCGCAGCGCCTATCTGGTGGCTTCGCTGTTTTTCATCGCCGGGGCGGCGCTGTGCGCGCTGGCGCCGAGCATGCCGGTAATGCTGATCGGCCGCACGGTGCAGGGCTTCGGCGGCGGCCTGATCTTTGCGCTCTCCTACGCGATGATCAACCTGGTGTTCGAGCAGCGATTGTGGCCGCGCGCCATGGCGCTCATCTCGGCGATGTGGGGCATCGCCACCCTGGTGGGGCCGGCGGTAGGCGGTATTTTCGCCGAGCTGAACGCCTGGCGCTGGGCCTTCGGCATTCTGCTGCCGATCATGGCGCTGTACGCCGCGTTTACCTTCCTGATCCTGCCCAAGGGCAAAGCGCAGCAGGCGGCTGCGCCGTTGCCGACCGCGCAGCTGCTGTTGCTGACCGTGGCGGTGCTGGTGGTGTCCGCCGGCAGCCTGGCGCACAGCGCCTGGATCAACCTGGCGGGCATCGCGCTCTCGCTGCTGCTGATGACCTGGTTGCTGAAGCGTGAAGCGCACTCGAGGGCCCGCCTGTTGCCGCACGGCGCGCTGCGGCGCGGCTCATCGCTGGCCGCGCTCTACATCACGACCGCGTTGCTGGTGATCGGCATGACCAGCGAGATCTTCGTGCCTTATTTCCTGCAACTGCTGCACGGCCAGTCGCCGCTGATCTCCGGCTATATCGCCGCCGCCATGGCCGCCGGCTGGACGCTGTCCGAGATCCTCAGCTCGGGTTGGCGTGGGGCAGGCATTCGCCGGGCGATCGTCAGCGGGCCGCTGTTTGTGCTGGTGGGGCTGCTGGCGCTGGCGATCCTGATGCCGGTGCCGTCCGGCGGCCATTGGCAGGCGCTGGCGCCGATCGTCATTGCGCTGTTGCTGGTGGGATTCGGCATCGGCTTCGGCTGGCCGCACCTGCTGACGCGCATTTTGCAGGTGGCGCCCGAAGCGGACAAAGACATCGCCGGCGCTTCGATTACCACGGTGCAGCTGTTCGCCACCGCATTCGGTGCGGCGCTGGCCGGGATGATCGCCAATCTGGCGGGGCTGAACGATCCGGGCGGCGCGGCGGGCGCAGCGTCGGCGGCGCGTTGGCTGTTCCTGGCGTTCGCGCTGGCGCCGCTGCTGGCGGTATTCAGCGCCTGGCGCTGCGCGGCGATCGCGCCGCCGGGCGCCGAGACGGGCAATTTTGTACAAAACCCGCCCTCGCGCGAGTGCTAGAATGGCGCTCATTCAGCGGAGGTAGGCAAGATGAAGGCGGAAGGCATAGCGCGCAAAGCATCCCGGGAACAGGCCCATTTCATGCACGTCGACGATCTCGGCGGGCTGGAAGTGCTGCAGGCCACCTACCGCCGCCAAACCTTCTCGCGCCACAGCCATGAAGGCTTCTGCGTGGGCGTCATCGATGACGGTGCCCAGCGCTTCTACCGCACCGGCGGCGAACACGTGGCGCCGCTGGGCAGCATCATTCTGGTCAACGCCGACGACATCCACACCGGCAGTTCCGCCACCGAAGAGGGATGGTCGTATCAGGCGATGTACCCGACGCCGGAGCTGCTGGCCTTTTTGTCGCGCGATCTGAAAACCGGCGCCGGCGCGACGCCTTATTTCCCCAACCCGGTGGTGCACGACGTCGGCCTGGCCGGCCAGCTGCGGATGGCGTTCAGCCTGCTGCGCAGCGATGAGAACCGGCTGATGAAAGAGACCATGGTGTTCTCGGCGCTGACCTGGCTGATGCTGCGGCACGGTAAAAGCCGCATCGATCCCACGCCGCAGAGCCGGGCGCAAAGCCAGGTAGCGCGGGTGAAAGCCTTTCTCGACGATTTCCCCGAGGCGGACATTTCGCTGCTGGAGCTGGCGGAGCGGGTGGCGCTCAGCCCTTATTACCTGCTGCGGCAGTTTCAGCAGGCCACCGGTTTGCCGCCGCACGCCTATCAAATTCAGGCGCGGCTGCGCAAGGCGCGCGGCATGCTGAAGGCCGGCAGCAGCGTGCTGGACAGCGCGCTGAGCTGCGGTTTTCACGATCAAAGCCATTTCCACCGCCATTTTCGCAAGTCGATGGGCATCACGCCGGGCGACTACGTCAAATCGCTGAAATAGTCGGGCAATCGGGTGCAATACCCGTGTGCGCCTGCGCCGTAAGCTGGCTTCTTCAACCGAAGGAGAAGCCCATGACTGATTCAATCCCCCTCATCACGCCGCCGTCTGCCCGCCTGCGCCCCGCGCTGCAGGGGGGAGTGGCGATCTTGCCGCTGTGCCTGGCGGTGGTGCCGTGGGGCATACTGGCGGGCTCGATGGCCCTGCAAAACGGCCTGACGCCGGCGCAGGGGCTGGGCATGTCGGCCATCGTGTTCGCCGGGGCGGCGCAGCTGGTGGCGATGGGCATGATCAAGGGCGGCGCCGGGCTGCTGGCGATCCTGCTGTCGACCTTTTTCGTCACCGCCCAGCATTTTCTCTATGCGCTGCGGCTGCGGGAGCGCATTGCGCCGCTGCCGTTACGCTGGCGGCTGGCGCTGGGATTCTTGCTCACCGATGAGCTGTTCGCGCTGACCGGCGAACAGGCGCCGGCGCGTTTCGACCGCTGGTATGCGCTGGGCGCCGGGCTGACCTTTTACCTGTGCTGGTTTCTCTCCACGCTGCTCGGCATCGTAGCCACCGGCAGCGCCGGGGATCTGGACGGTTATGGGCTGGATTTTTCCATCGTCGCCACCTTTATCGCCATCGTGGTGCCGCTGGTGCGCAGCCTGCCGGTGTTGGCCTGCGTGCTGACCGCGCTGCTGCTTTCCATCGTGTTGCACCATTTCCAGACGCCGGGCGCACTGGTGATCGCCACCGTGGCGGCGATGCTGGTCGGGCTGCTGTGCAGCGGGGGGCGCCGATGATCTGGCTGACGATAGTCTTGATGGGGCTGGTGGTGTTCTTCAACCGCTACTGCTTTTTGGCGCCGGGATTGCCGCTGCGGTTATCGCCGCGCGTCAAAACCCTGCTGAGCTT is part of the Serratia marcescens genome and encodes:
- a CDS encoding phosphate/phosphite/phosphonate ABC transporter substrate-binding protein translates to MYGVGREQAESFWQVLRGKLLRLGLPAAPERLSWPDDLAQHWRRDDLLLSQTCGYPLVSTLSQVQLIGTYHYRVEGCDGPNYRSWLVVRAGDPGERLADFRGRTVAYNSTDSQSGYNGLRALIAPLAQDGKFFGTAIASGAHYQSLKLIRSGQADIAAIDSISMELLRRAQPQALEGLKIIGRTAAVPGLPLITAAGTPPEQVEILRAGARAMLDEAVSDRLLIGDFSLVPRSAYQIITVLEQQAAAQGVTAL
- a CDS encoding SDR family oxidoreductase; translation: MTIPDSPLKRQKLVILGGTSGIGAAVAYAAAARGAEVVLASRRLPHAGEKNDALRLMQADLTDEASLRALFAAVGDFDHLVVTAGPLVEAKPLAETAFEQAQTDFNVKFWGSLRAVQAALPTLSPQGSITLTSGQLSRKYLGGQLVKTAINAALEAAGKQLAKELAPRRVNVVSPGITATEAYDGMSAAQRQALFKRVGGSLPVGRVGQAADVAAGYLLAMENGFVTGSVIDIDGGGLL
- a CDS encoding AraC family transcriptional regulator gives rise to the protein MKAEGIARKASREQAHFMHVDDLGGLEVLQATYRRQTFSRHSHEGFCVGVIDDGAQRFYRTGGEHVAPLGSIILVNADDIHTGSSATEEGWSYQAMYPTPELLAFLSRDLKTGAGATPYFPNPVVHDVGLAGQLRMAFSLLRSDENRLMKETMVFSALTWLMLRHGKSRIDPTPQSRAQSQVARVKAFLDDFPEADISLLELAERVALSPYYLLRQFQQATGLPPHAYQIQARLRKARGMLKAGSSVLDSALSCGFHDQSHFHRHFRKSMGITPGDYVKSLK
- a CDS encoding DUF2878 domain-containing protein, whose amino-acid sequence is MKKPHAGFWLATLGLGVCWLLALLTRDRLNGILLAGAALALIFTPAARRKGAALAALGGIGMDGLWSYSGVLHYSGEHGLPLWALALWIGFGCWWYWLLDVVRAAPWPLAVLGAAVGPFAYAVSWKLDVLLPGVPPEFMLLLLAIGWSIYLPAVSWLQWKRRDS
- a CDS encoding HVO_A0114 family putative DNA-binding protein — protein: MMKALIGVMPEELIRKRILAIAKGEYQPQEREPKVWFTSMIALAQVLSNENIALLRLIDTARPETISQLAELSGRQVSNLSTTLKTLNGHGLVALEKQGRSVKPRALFTDFEIIVDQKLNARFSAA
- a CDS encoding helix-turn-helix transcriptional regulator encodes the protein MSRINLENSGSTAQSVSDRLLTLLKTRGPQQASDAGKVLGTTGEAARQQFVKLAKEGLVEAVAETRGVGRPVQLWHLTSAGNARFPDTHADLTVQLLRTVRDKLGEQALDVLIETREQENRINYKQAMIGATDLRERVARLTEIRCREGYMAEWRQEEDGAYLLVENHCPICAAATVCQGFCRAELSIFTEVLQAQVERAEHILAGSRRCAYRISLL
- the yedA gene encoding drug/metabolite exporter YedA, whose amino-acid sequence is MLSQPSRRVLPLIGALFTLYIVWGSTYFVIRLGVAQWPPLMMAGIRFLTAGIALFSFLAWRGHALPTPKQWLAAGAIGILLLAVGNGLVTVAEHQDVPSGIAAVMVATVPLFTLCFSLLWGMRNSKLEWAGIALGLVGIVLLNTGNNLVGNPTGALLILLASASWAFGSVLGSRISLPAGPMAGAAEMLVAGVVLLVASQLSGEHLTQMPSTSGFLALGYLIVFGSMLAISAYMFLLKNVRPAVATSYAYVNPVVAVLLGIGFAGESLAPREWLALAIIVAAVVLVTLGKYLFARPARVQAIDSER
- a CDS encoding DUF6516 family protein; this translates as MDEHNGLDYILSLHGTRINREDGYWWKIEAWTVTQTAFIPHGIRYNLTLHDNHNTRVFGIDNAHAIKTPRKGKFSGRVVYDHQHDSPTDKGSPYEFYSAYQLVEDFFTRIDEVIRKRENRG
- a CDS encoding AzlC family ABC transporter permease, which gives rise to MTDSIPLITPPSARLRPALQGGVAILPLCLAVVPWGILAGSMALQNGLTPAQGLGMSAIVFAGAAQLVAMGMIKGGAGLLAILLSTFFVTAQHFLYALRLRERIAPLPLRWRLALGFLLTDELFALTGEQAPARFDRWYALGAGLTFYLCWFLSTLLGIVATGSAGDLDGYGLDFSIVATFIAIVVPLVRSLPVLACVLTALLLSIVLHHFQTPGALVIATVAAMLVGLLCSGGRR
- a CDS encoding LysR family transcriptional regulator, with amino-acid sequence MTSFADLEVFVRTVDGGSFSAAARALDMTPAAASIAVKRLEQQLGARLLVRSTRSLRLTEEGARYLDSARLALGALAEGEQAIREKHQGLSGVLQISAPSDFGRNLLLGWLDEFRQQHPHIQLQLLINDRQADLFREPVDVALRFGPLADSSLVALPILPQHRRLICASPDYLRRHGVPQTPADLARHSILVYQPSGKRQVEWRLWRGEELVEVPLNGSYFTDDGEVARRWALAGHGVVRKSAIDVAADIRAGRLVQLLPEWRSDAVPINLVCPHRSQVSERVRQLQRFLQQRCQRWMDDHLA
- a CDS encoding MFS transporter, coding for MITHDDSRWSDLFSGKNAASAIALSLGVALHAINILVATTILPSVVQDIGGLDLYAWNTTLFVVASILGSALSARLLSGYGARSAYLVASLFFIAGAALCALAPSMPVMLIGRTVQGFGGGLIFALSYAMINLVFEQRLWPRAMALISAMWGIATLVGPAVGGIFAELNAWRWAFGILLPIMALYAAFTFLILPKGKAQQAAAPLPTAQLLLLTVAVLVVSAGSLAHSAWINLAGIALSLLLMTWLLKREAHSRARLLPHGALRRGSSLAALYITTALLVIGMTSEIFVPYFLQLLHGQSPLISGYIAAAMAAGWTLSEILSSGWRGAGIRRAIVSGPLFVLVGLLALAILMPVPSGGHWQALAPIVIALLLVGFGIGFGWPHLLTRILQVAPEADKDIAGASITTVQLFATAFGAALAGMIANLAGLNDPGGAAGAASAARWLFLAFALAPLLAVFSAWRCAAIAPPGAETGNFVQNPPSREC